One window of the Archangium primigenium genome contains the following:
- the hisD gene encoding histidinol dehydrogenase encodes MSPRVLKYQGRLQDLAPEARRQLLERSGSTDARVAQRTADLIARVRRDGDRALRELAREFDGATLASLEIPRSECEAALASLAPEVREALTRAARNIARAHAAQKPQAVEVETEPGVLVGRRPDPLGRVGVYAPGGRAVYPSSVLMGVVPAKVAGVGEVIVCSPPGPDGRPAAGVLAAAALAGADRVFALGGAGAVAALAYGTESVPRVDRIVGPGNAYVAAAKLQVVDAVGIDAPAGPSEILVVADASVDPEAVAREMLAQAEHDPDACCVTVAVGTAQAEAVAAAVARAAARARRQEIVSRALSERGAVLSVDSLEEAWPFVADFAPEHLLLAIASPAEALSRVRNAGTVFVGPHASVAYGDYMTGANHVLPTAGLARAYSGLSVLDFYRWTTWQRVTPEAAARLADDVGTLADSEGLFAHAEAARAWRTS; translated from the coding sequence ATGAGCCCCCGCGTGCTCAAGTACCAGGGTCGGCTCCAGGACCTCGCGCCCGAGGCCCGGCGCCAGTTGCTGGAGCGCTCCGGGAGCACCGACGCCCGGGTGGCCCAGCGCACCGCGGACCTCATCGCCCGCGTGCGCCGGGACGGAGACCGCGCCCTGCGCGAGCTGGCGCGCGAGTTCGACGGCGCCACGCTGGCGTCCCTGGAGATTCCCCGGAGCGAGTGCGAGGCGGCCCTGGCGTCGCTCGCGCCCGAGGTGCGCGAGGCCCTGACCCGGGCGGCGCGCAACATCGCCCGGGCCCACGCCGCCCAGAAGCCCCAGGCCGTCGAGGTGGAGACCGAGCCCGGCGTCCTCGTGGGTCGGCGGCCGGATCCGCTCGGCCGGGTGGGCGTGTACGCGCCAGGAGGCCGCGCGGTGTATCCGAGCAGCGTGCTCATGGGCGTGGTGCCGGCCAAGGTCGCCGGGGTGGGCGAGGTCATCGTCTGCTCGCCGCCGGGTCCGGACGGGCGGCCCGCGGCGGGGGTGCTGGCGGCGGCGGCGCTCGCGGGGGCGGACCGGGTCTTCGCGCTCGGGGGCGCGGGCGCGGTGGCGGCCCTGGCCTACGGCACCGAGAGCGTGCCCCGGGTGGACCGCATCGTCGGTCCGGGCAACGCCTACGTGGCCGCGGCCAAGCTGCAGGTGGTGGACGCGGTGGGCATCGACGCCCCGGCCGGGCCGAGCGAGATCCTCGTGGTGGCCGATGCCTCGGTGGACCCCGAGGCCGTGGCGCGCGAGATGCTGGCCCAGGCCGAGCACGATCCGGACGCGTGCTGCGTGACGGTGGCGGTGGGCACCGCCCAGGCCGAGGCGGTGGCGGCGGCGGTCGCGCGCGCGGCGGCCCGGGCCCGGCGCCAGGAGATCGTCTCGCGCGCCCTGAGCGAGCGCGGCGCGGTGCTGAGCGTGGACTCGCTGGAGGAGGCCTGGCCCTTCGTGGCGGACTTCGCGCCCGAGCACCTCTTGCTGGCGATCGCGTCGCCCGCCGAGGCGCTCTCCCGGGTGCGCAACGCGGGCACGGTGTTCGTGGGGCCGCATGCCTCGGTGGCCTACGGGGACTACATGACGGGCGCCAACCACGTGCTGCCCACCGCGGGCCTCGCCCGGGCGTACTCGGGCCTGAGCGTGCTGGACTTCTACCGCTGGACGACGTGGCAGCGCGTCACCCCCGAGGCGGCCGCCCGGCTCGCCGACGACGTGGGCACCCTGGCCGACAGCGAGGGGCTCTTCGCCCACGCCGAGGCCGCCCGGGCCTGGAGGACGTCATGA
- the hisG gene encoding ATP phosphoribosyltransferase: MLRIALPNKGRLSEEVRELFNDAGLEVRVRGERALTASLGGEFEAIFVRAQDIPEFVADGAADAGVTGWDLVCESGRDLEQLMDLEFGRCRLVVAAREDSGIQQLEDIQSGVRVASSFTRLTEEFFTRRGQKITVVPVSGATEIAPHLGIADIIVDLTSTGSTLKMNGLREVGTIVQSSARLIARKNHAPEAAAKLEELRQALGSVLAARDKRYLMANVPRTALSGVREVLPGLNGPTVVEVQGGDFVAVHAVVPARTIYRTINALRALGCQGILVTRIERLMP, from the coding sequence ATGCTCCGGATCGCTCTTCCCAACAAAGGCCGCCTCTCCGAGGAGGTGCGCGAGCTGTTCAACGACGCAGGACTGGAGGTCCGGGTGCGCGGCGAGCGCGCCCTCACGGCCTCGCTCGGTGGCGAGTTCGAGGCCATCTTCGTGCGCGCCCAGGACATTCCCGAGTTCGTCGCGGATGGCGCGGCCGACGCGGGCGTCACCGGGTGGGACTTGGTGTGTGAGTCCGGGCGCGACCTGGAGCAGCTCATGGACCTGGAGTTCGGCCGGTGCCGCCTGGTGGTGGCCGCCCGCGAGGACAGCGGCATCCAGCAGCTGGAGGACATCCAGAGCGGGGTGCGCGTGGCGTCCTCCTTCACGCGGCTGACCGAGGAGTTCTTCACCCGGCGCGGCCAGAAGATCACGGTGGTGCCGGTCTCGGGCGCCACGGAGATCGCGCCCCACCTGGGCATCGCGGACATCATCGTGGACCTGACGTCCACGGGCTCCACGCTCAAGATGAACGGCCTGCGCGAGGTGGGCACCATCGTCCAGTCGAGCGCGCGGCTCATCGCGCGCAAGAACCACGCGCCCGAGGCCGCGGCGAAGCTGGAGGAGCTGCGCCAGGCGCTCGGCTCGGTGCTGGCGGCGCGCGACAAGCGCTACCTCATGGCCAACGTGCCGCGCACCGCGCTGTCCGGGGTGCGCGAGGTGCTGCCGGGCCTCAACGGCCCCACCGTGGTGGAGGTGCAGGGCGGGGACTTCGTGGCCGTGCACGCCGTGGTGCCCGCGCGCACCATCTACCGCACCATCAACGCCCTGCGCGCCCTGGGCTGCCAGGGCATCCTCGTCACCCGCATCGAGAGGCTGATGCCATGA
- the thiO gene encoding glycine oxidase ThiO: MRDLDVVVVGGGVMGCGIALRLRQAGARVTVLERAIPGAEASSAAGGILAPQEESEGPGPFLDLCLLSRRLYPEFAAELLALTGIDVHYLPSGVLRLAFDEAGLSRLAATARWQRERGLRVDLLSPTEVLALEPTLSPEVRGAARFVDDHQVDNRLLMRALTMAAAKVGATFRTGYVRGVVEAQGRAVGVDLDGEVLRADAVVIAAGSWSGLVRGSALDPRGVRPARGQMVQLQTRLPLFSHVLFSDEGYVIPRTDGRVIAGSTLEFSGFEKNVTAEGLHRILALAMRLCPALAAAPVQETWAGLRPYTEDHLPVLGAGPLPGLFLATGHFRNGILLTPVTAKLLAEAILGERPSVDLAPFRYDRLSRA; encoded by the coding sequence ATGCGTGACCTCGACGTGGTGGTGGTCGGCGGTGGAGTCATGGGCTGCGGCATCGCCCTGCGGCTGCGGCAGGCGGGCGCCCGGGTGACGGTGCTCGAGCGCGCCATTCCCGGAGCCGAGGCCTCCAGCGCCGCCGGAGGCATCCTGGCGCCCCAGGAGGAGTCCGAGGGACCCGGGCCCTTCCTGGACCTGTGCCTGCTCAGCCGACGCCTGTACCCGGAGTTCGCCGCGGAGCTGCTCGCCCTCACGGGCATCGACGTGCACTACCTGCCCAGTGGCGTGCTGCGGCTGGCCTTCGACGAGGCGGGCCTGTCCCGGCTGGCGGCCACCGCGCGCTGGCAGCGCGAGCGGGGCCTGCGCGTGGACCTGCTGTCGCCCACCGAGGTGCTCGCGCTGGAGCCCACCCTGTCCCCCGAGGTCCGGGGCGCGGCGCGCTTCGTGGACGACCACCAGGTGGACAACCGCCTGCTCATGCGCGCCCTGACGATGGCCGCCGCGAAGGTGGGCGCCACGTTCCGCACCGGCTACGTGCGCGGCGTGGTGGAGGCACAGGGCCGCGCGGTGGGCGTGGACCTGGACGGCGAGGTGCTCCGCGCGGACGCCGTGGTCATCGCCGCGGGCTCCTGGTCCGGCCTGGTGCGGGGCAGCGCCCTGGACCCCCGCGGGGTGCGGCCGGCGCGCGGGCAGATGGTTCAGTTGCAGACACGTCTGCCCCTCTTCTCGCACGTCCTCTTCTCCGACGAGGGCTACGTCATCCCCCGGACGGATGGCCGCGTCATCGCGGGCAGCACGCTGGAATTCTCGGGCTTCGAGAAGAACGTCACCGCCGAGGGCCTGCACCGCATCCTCGCCCTGGCCATGCGGCTGTGTCCGGCCCTGGCCGCGGCGCCCGTGCAGGAGACGTGGGCGGGCCTGCGGCCCTACACCGAGGACCATCTGCCCGTCCTCGGCGCGGGGCCCCTGCCAGGCCTGTTCCTCGCCACGGGCCACTTCCGCAACGGCATCCTGCTGACGCCCGTCACCGCGAAACTCCTGGCGGAGGCCATCCTGGGCGAGCGGCCGTCCGTGGACCTGGCCCCCTTCCGCTACGACCGGTTGTCCCGCGCATGA
- a CDS encoding HD domain-containing phosphohydrolase, which translates to MEAIPPVPPRILIVDDDDSVRDVISVLLREEGYNCVVASGAEMALDLAGQEETPLVISDMKMPGKDGLWLLEQLRERYPDTSVIMLTGYGDTESAVDCLRRGAVDYLLKPPKLTDLIRAIERALAKRRIELARKRYQKKLERKVRDRTTELRHALRDIAHTYQSTLLALVSALDAREHETSDHSLRVVRYTSAIAERMGIKGPELDEIGRGALLHDIGKIGVPDAVLLKPGKLTPEEWLEMRKHPDIGFQMIQNIPFLATPAQIVLSHQERWDGQGYPRNLRGQEIHIGARIFAVADTLDAMTCDRPYRKGTTFANAIAEISRCAGTQFDREVVRAFLDIGEQALVKLKEDMHSRKLTLVQSEMQAHDAEATLARLSEEMDDLDQTIPGPTAPGRGPVSAPPGVPGGAPGATGPGVVLSVLAGGRQGNPRD; encoded by the coding sequence GTGGAAGCCATCCCGCCCGTTCCCCCCCGGATCCTCATCGTCGATGATGACGACTCCGTTCGCGACGTCATCTCCGTCCTTCTCAGGGAAGAGGGATACAACTGCGTGGTGGCCAGCGGCGCCGAAATGGCGCTGGACCTCGCGGGGCAGGAAGAGACGCCCCTGGTCATCAGTGACATGAAGATGCCGGGCAAGGACGGCCTGTGGCTGCTCGAGCAGTTGCGCGAGCGCTACCCGGACACCTCGGTCATCATGCTCACCGGCTACGGCGACACCGAGTCCGCCGTGGACTGTCTGCGCCGGGGCGCGGTGGACTACCTGCTCAAGCCACCCAAGCTGACGGACCTCATCCGCGCCATCGAGCGGGCCCTGGCCAAGCGGCGCATCGAGCTGGCGCGCAAGCGCTACCAGAAGAAGCTCGAGCGCAAGGTGCGCGACCGCACCACGGAACTGCGCCACGCGCTCCGGGACATCGCGCACACCTACCAGTCCACGCTGCTGGCGCTCGTGTCCGCCCTGGACGCGCGCGAGCACGAGACGTCGGACCACTCGCTGCGCGTGGTGCGCTACACCTCCGCCATCGCCGAGCGCATGGGCATCAAGGGCCCGGAGCTGGACGAGATCGGCCGGGGTGCGCTCTTGCACGACATCGGGAAGATTGGCGTGCCGGACGCCGTGCTGCTCAAGCCGGGCAAGCTCACGCCCGAGGAGTGGCTGGAGATGCGCAAGCATCCGGACATCGGCTTCCAGATGATCCAGAACATCCCCTTCCTCGCCACGCCCGCGCAGATCGTCCTGTCGCACCAGGAGCGCTGGGACGGCCAGGGCTACCCGCGCAACCTCCGGGGCCAGGAGATCCACATCGGCGCGCGCATCTTCGCCGTGGCCGACACCCTGGACGCCATGACGTGTGACCGGCCCTACCGCAAGGGGACGACCTTCGCCAACGCCATCGCGGAGATCTCCCGGTGCGCGGGCACCCAGTTCGACCGCGAGGTCGTCCGGGCCTTCCTGGACATCGGCGAGCAGGCGCTCGTGAAGCTCAAGGAGGACATGCACAGCCGCAAGCTGACGCTCGTGCAGTCGGAGATGCAGGCGCATGACGCCGAGGCCACGCTCGCCCGGCTCTCCGAGGAGATGGACGACCTGGACCAGACCATTCCCGGCCCGACGGCGCCGGGGCGGGGGCCCGTGTCGGCCCCGCCGGGGGTGCCGGGTGGCGCGCCGGGCGCGACCGGACCAGGCGTGGTGCTGTCCGTGCTGGCGGGCGGACGCCAGGGCAACCCCCGGGACTGA
- the moaA gene encoding GTP 3',8-cyclase MoaA — protein MMPSSAQAPVMPPLKDAQGRTMTYLRLSVTDRCNFRCTYCSPASWGGKRDLLAPDEFERIVSVFARMGIRRVRLTGGEPLIRPDILEVSRRIAAVPGIGHVAITTNASHLARLAVPLREAGVSQLNISLDTLREDTFRRISKQGELSAVLAGIDAAAAAGFASLKLNVVVMRGMNDEEVPQLIAHAHARGITPRFIELMPFGQGTPVPTAELVERLRAGGLALHEDPGPQGLAAGPARYWRAPGGLVGFISPLTQNFCGGCNRVRVASNGDLRSCLGGRAQAPLHSLIRGGATDEQLDQAIRAALGDKPEGHRFTEPGAGSALLSMMGIGG, from the coding sequence ATGATGCCCTCTTCCGCGCAGGCTCCCGTGATGCCGCCCCTGAAGGACGCCCAGGGCAGGACCATGACGTACCTGCGCCTGTCCGTGACGGACCGGTGCAACTTCCGCTGCACGTACTGCTCGCCGGCGAGCTGGGGTGGCAAGCGGGATCTGCTCGCGCCCGACGAGTTCGAGCGCATCGTCTCCGTGTTCGCGCGCATGGGCATCCGCCGCGTGCGGCTCACCGGGGGCGAGCCCCTCATCCGTCCGGACATCCTCGAGGTGTCGCGGCGGATCGCGGCGGTGCCGGGCATCGGCCACGTGGCCATCACCACCAACGCGAGCCACCTGGCGCGGCTGGCCGTGCCCCTGCGCGAGGCGGGGGTGAGCCAGCTCAACATCAGCCTGGACACGCTGCGCGAGGACACCTTCCGGCGCATCTCCAAGCAGGGCGAGCTGTCCGCGGTGCTCGCGGGCATCGACGCGGCGGCCGCCGCGGGCTTCGCCTCGCTCAAGCTCAACGTCGTCGTCATGCGCGGGATGAACGACGAGGAAGTGCCCCAGCTCATCGCCCACGCGCACGCGCGCGGCATCACCCCCCGGTTCATCGAGCTGATGCCCTTCGGGCAGGGCACACCCGTGCCCACGGCGGAGCTGGTGGAGCGGCTGCGCGCGGGCGGCCTGGCGTTGCACGAGGACCCGGGGCCCCAGGGCCTGGCGGCGGGTCCGGCGCGCTACTGGCGGGCGCCCGGCGGGCTCGTGGGCTTCATCTCGCCGCTCACCCAGAACTTCTGCGGGGGCTGCAACCGCGTGCGCGTGGCGTCCAACGGGGACTTGCGCAGTTGCCTCGGCGGCCGGGCCCAGGCGCCCCTGCACAGCCTCATCCGCGGCGGAGCCACGGACGAGCAGCTCGACCAGGCCATCCGCGCGGCCCTCGGCGACAAGCCGGAGGGCCACCGCTTCACCGAGCCCGGCGCGGGCTCGGCCCTGCTGTCCATGATGGGCATCGGCGGCTGA
- a CDS encoding DUF4870 domain-containing protein, with amino-acid sequence METQQHEGFITGSPEPTADEKTWGMLAHLSAIIAGFFGLPFLGPLIVLLVKGKESAWVEKQAKEALNFQITATVAIIAAAITILCFVGVILAPLVALATLVLSIIGGIKANNGEMYRYPVPMIRIVK; translated from the coding sequence ATGGAAACGCAGCAGCACGAGGGGTTCATCACGGGGTCTCCGGAGCCCACGGCGGACGAGAAGACCTGGGGAATGCTCGCGCACTTGAGCGCCATCATCGCGGGCTTCTTCGGGCTGCCGTTCCTCGGCCCGCTCATCGTGCTGCTCGTCAAGGGCAAGGAGTCCGCCTGGGTGGAGAAGCAGGCCAAGGAGGCGCTCAACTTCCAGATCACCGCCACCGTGGCGATCATCGCGGCCGCCATCACCATCCTCTGCTTCGTGGGCGTCATCCTCGCGCCCCTGGTGGCGCTGGCCACGCTGGTGCTGTCCATCATCGGGGGCATCAAGGCCAACAACGGCGAGATGTACCGCTACCCCGTGCCGATGATCCGGATCGTGAAGTAG
- a CDS encoding ATP-binding protein, which translates to MSTSSPHSVPRVLVVEDNAAFLDNLRELLDDAGYRVTGAVSCREALDRAEAGFDVALVDLRLPDGEGTELARELKDRVPEAEVVLLTGFATVETAVAAVRAGACAYLMKPCAPSELLLTLEQAMRQVRLHGEKRELARRAQVAEKLAAVGSMTASLSHVIRNPLNAAALQLSVLERRVRRLAEEQQPSLLDPLLLVRDEIRRLDHTLEDFLQFARPRGFRPEPVEVKALLRRVVDFLGGKADERRVRLELEGDGGAALPPLRGEEERLRQVLIHLTLNALEASPEGGWVRLSVAREGGLACIGVEDSGKGVPQDIQERVFEPFFTTKDEGSGLGLSIVQSIVMQHGGSLQVVNAPSGGARFLLRLPLLP; encoded by the coding sequence ATGAGCACCTCTTCCCCCCATTCCGTGCCCCGCGTGCTCGTCGTCGAGGACAACGCGGCTTTTCTCGACAACCTCCGCGAGCTGCTCGATGACGCCGGCTACCGGGTCACCGGCGCGGTGAGCTGCCGCGAGGCCCTGGACCGCGCCGAGGCGGGCTTCGACGTGGCCCTGGTGGACCTGCGGCTGCCGGACGGAGAGGGCACGGAGCTGGCGCGGGAGCTCAAGGACCGGGTGCCCGAGGCCGAGGTGGTGCTGCTCACGGGCTTCGCCACGGTGGAGACGGCCGTGGCGGCGGTGCGCGCGGGCGCCTGTGCCTACCTGATGAAGCCCTGCGCCCCGAGCGAGCTGCTGCTTACCCTGGAGCAGGCCATGCGTCAGGTGCGGCTGCACGGGGAGAAGCGCGAGCTGGCGCGCCGGGCGCAGGTGGCCGAGAAGCTCGCCGCGGTGGGCTCCATGACGGCGAGCCTGTCGCACGTCATCCGCAATCCCCTCAACGCCGCGGCGCTGCAACTGTCGGTGCTGGAGCGGCGGGTGCGGCGGCTGGCCGAGGAGCAACAGCCCTCGTTGCTCGATCCCCTGCTGCTGGTGCGCGATGAGATCCGCCGGTTGGACCACACGCTCGAGGACTTCCTCCAGTTCGCGCGGCCCCGGGGCTTCCGTCCCGAGCCCGTGGAGGTGAAGGCCCTCTTGCGGCGCGTGGTGGACTTCCTCGGGGGCAAGGCCGACGAGCGCCGCGTGCGCCTGGAGTTGGAGGGCGACGGGGGCGCCGCGCTGCCGCCCCTGCGGGGCGAGGAGGAGCGGCTGCGGCAGGTGCTCATCCACCTGACCCTCAACGCCCTGGAGGCCTCGCCGGAAGGCGGCTGGGTGCGGCTGTCGGTGGCGCGGGAGGGGGGCCTGGCCTGCATCGGCGTGGAGGACTCGGGCAAGGGGGTTCCCCAGGACATCCAGGAGCGGGTCTTCGAGCCGTTCTTCACCACCAAGGACGAGGGCTCCGGACTGGGTCTGTCCATCGTCCAATCCATCGTGATGCAGCACGGCGGCTCGCTGCAGGTGGTGAACGCGCCGTCGGGAGGCGCGCGCTTCCTCTTGCGCCTGCCGCTGCTGCCCTGA
- a CDS encoding response regulator, producing MRRYLLLDDNAAFAENLAEILRDAGDDATVVTDGARAVSLAGTLRYDALLTDMKMPGMTGAQVVHHLRRVDPGLAMVVITAYPGERELETARKEGLLAVLPKPVPIAPLMGLLSRARRDGVVLLLEDDPSQGDSLSEELRARGFSSVTARSAREVEHLSEVRPFAAVVEPRPPGGPEGDALRLLRTRLPRLPVFVWTPPPDEDRVRALVCDPIVISAPAGTPALLDALERAHDSR from the coding sequence ATGAGGCGCTACCTGCTGCTCGACGACAACGCGGCCTTCGCGGAGAACCTGGCGGAGATCCTCCGGGACGCGGGGGATGACGCCACGGTGGTGACGGACGGGGCGCGGGCCGTGTCGCTCGCGGGCACGCTGCGCTACGACGCGCTGCTCACGGACATGAAGATGCCCGGCATGACGGGCGCCCAGGTGGTGCACCACCTGCGCCGGGTGGATCCCGGTCTCGCCATGGTGGTCATCACCGCCTACCCCGGCGAGCGGGAGCTGGAGACGGCGCGCAAGGAGGGTCTGCTCGCGGTGCTGCCCAAGCCCGTGCCCATCGCCCCGCTCATGGGCCTGCTGTCGCGCGCCCGCCGGGATGGCGTGGTGCTGCTGCTCGAGGACGACCCGTCCCAGGGGGACTCGCTGAGCGAGGAGCTGCGCGCGCGGGGCTTCTCGTCCGTCACCGCGCGCTCGGCCCGCGAGGTGGAGCACCTGTCCGAGGTGCGGCCCTTCGCGGCGGTGGTGGAGCCCCGGCCCCCGGGCGGGCCCGAGGGCGATGCCCTGCGCCTGCTGCGCACGCGCCTGCCGCGCCTGCCCGTGTTCGTGTGGACCCCGCCCCCGGACGAGGACCGGGTCCGGGCGCTCGTGTGCGACCCGATTGTCATCTCCGCTCCGGCCGGAACCCCGGCCTTGCTGGACGCGCTGGAGCGCGCCCATGACTCGCGTTAA
- a CDS encoding protoglobin domain-containing protein, with the protein MAETLFEELKRYVGFEPTDGRRLQGLHHIASPRFAAIAEVFYARILAHPQASQSLAGERQVGHLKVALQAWMEQLLQGPWDEEYFLLRCRIGRMHVRIALPQHYMFGAMSVLRQEFNRVIDEYPSWTAEAARLARVALQKVLDLELAIMLHTYREDLLAQQARHERLSTFGQLVGTIGHELRNPLGVIETSLFILKGRPMATEERAAKHLTRIGEQVTLANRIISDLLDMIRDKPLKRESLRLDAVWADALTSVHVPAGVTLSATGLEGLPTLRGDPGQMRQAFVNLLENAIQAVGEVGTVVLTASAEQGAVELVLEDSGPGVSEPIRRRMFEPLMTTKVRGIGLGLPLVKRILERHEGTIQYVPRQEGGARFVLRLALPSGLRDGGGA; encoded by the coding sequence ATGGCGGAAACCTTGTTCGAGGAGCTGAAGCGATACGTGGGCTTCGAGCCGACGGATGGACGGCGACTCCAGGGTCTGCACCACATCGCCTCCCCCCGGTTCGCCGCCATCGCCGAGGTGTTCTACGCGCGCATCCTGGCGCATCCCCAGGCCAGCCAGTCCCTGGCGGGGGAGCGGCAGGTGGGCCACCTCAAGGTGGCGCTCCAGGCCTGGATGGAGCAGCTGCTCCAGGGCCCCTGGGACGAGGAGTACTTCCTGCTGCGCTGCCGCATCGGCCGCATGCACGTGCGCATCGCGCTGCCCCAGCACTACATGTTCGGCGCGATGAGCGTGCTGCGCCAGGAGTTCAACCGCGTCATCGACGAGTACCCGTCCTGGACGGCGGAAGCGGCGCGGCTGGCCCGGGTGGCGTTGCAGAAGGTGCTCGACCTGGAGCTGGCTATCATGCTGCACACCTACCGGGAGGATCTGCTCGCCCAGCAGGCGCGTCACGAGCGGCTGAGCACCTTCGGGCAGCTCGTGGGGACGATCGGCCACGAGCTGCGCAACCCCCTGGGCGTCATCGAGACCTCGCTCTTCATCCTCAAGGGCCGGCCGATGGCCACCGAGGAGCGCGCCGCCAAGCACCTCACGCGCATCGGCGAGCAGGTGACGCTGGCCAACCGCATCATCTCGGACCTGCTGGACATGATTCGCGACAAGCCGCTCAAGCGCGAGTCCCTGCGGCTCGACGCGGTGTGGGCGGACGCGCTCACGTCGGTGCACGTGCCGGCGGGGGTGACCCTGTCCGCCACGGGGCTGGAGGGGCTGCCCACGCTGCGGGGCGACCCGGGACAGATGCGCCAGGCGTTCGTCAACCTGTTGGAGAACGCCATCCAGGCGGTGGGAGAGGTGGGCACGGTGGTGCTCACCGCCTCGGCCGAGCAGGGGGCGGTGGAGCTGGTGTTGGAGGACTCGGGCCCGGGCGTGAGCGAGCCCATCCGCCGCCGCATGTTCGAGCCCTTGATGACCACCAAGGTCCGGGGCATCGGCCTGGGCCTGCCGCTCGTCAAGCGCATCTTGGAACGGCACGAGGGCACCATCCAGTACGTGCCCCGGCAAGAGGGGGGGGCGCGCTTCGTGCTGCGGCTGGCGCTCCCCTCGGGTCTCCGGGACGGCGGTGGGGCATGA
- a CDS encoding LysR family transcriptional regulator produces MDLNELLVFAKVVQAGSFTSAAKALRMPKSTVSRKVSELEERVGAQLLRRTTRQLRLTDVGQAYYEHCARIVAEAEAAEQAVTRMQAAPHGLLRVTAPLTFGVLGPLVGAFLQKHPEVQLEMVCTDRTVNLVEEGFDVAVRAGRLADSSLLARKLGTIEHIVVAAPEYLQAHGQPRTPKELEKHDGLVFGTTCESQIWTLRSGGRTVEVPIRARMAVNEPDMLRGLALAGAGIALLPHVHNRADLAARRLVHLLPDWCSAESPVHAVYPSTRHHSPKVMAFVDFLREHWPTSG; encoded by the coding sequence ATGGATCTCAACGAGCTGCTTGTCTTCGCCAAGGTGGTCCAGGCCGGGAGCTTCACCTCGGCGGCCAAGGCCCTGCGCATGCCCAAGTCCACGGTCAGCCGCAAGGTGTCCGAGCTCGAGGAGCGGGTGGGCGCCCAGTTGCTGCGGCGCACGACGCGCCAGTTGCGCCTCACGGACGTGGGCCAGGCCTACTACGAGCACTGCGCGCGCATCGTGGCCGAGGCCGAGGCCGCGGAGCAGGCCGTCACCCGGATGCAGGCCGCGCCCCACGGGCTCCTGCGCGTGACGGCGCCCTTGACCTTCGGGGTGCTCGGGCCGCTCGTGGGGGCCTTCCTGCAGAAACACCCGGAGGTGCAACTGGAGATGGTGTGCACGGACCGCACGGTGAACCTGGTGGAGGAGGGCTTCGACGTGGCGGTGCGCGCCGGGCGGCTGGCGGACTCCTCGCTGCTCGCGCGCAAGCTGGGCACCATCGAGCACATCGTGGTCGCCGCGCCCGAGTACCTCCAGGCCCACGGTCAGCCCCGCACCCCCAAGGAGCTGGAGAAGCACGACGGGCTCGTGTTCGGCACGACCTGCGAGAGCCAGATCTGGACCCTGCGCTCCGGAGGACGCACGGTCGAGGTGCCCATCCGGGCCCGGATGGCCGTGAACGAGCCCGACATGCTCCGAGGCCTGGCGCTGGCGGGCGCGGGCATCGCCCTGCTGCCGCACGTGCACAACCGCGCGGACCTGGCGGCCCGGCGGCTCGTGCACCTGCTGCCGGACTGGTGCTCCGCCGAGTCGCCCGTGCACGCCGTCTACCCGAGCACCCGACACCACTCCCCCAAGGTCATGGCCTTCGTGGACTTCCTGCGCGAGCACTGGCCCACGTCCGGGTGA
- a CDS encoding pirin family protein, with amino-acid sequence MLTLRNSNARGHANHGWLDSHHTFSFSDYYDPAFMGFRSLRVINEDRVAGRAGFGTHPHRDMEIITYVLSGQLEHRDSMGSRGVLRAGEMQRMTAGTGVLHSEMNGSDEEAHFLQIWVLPERQGLAPDYEQKFFPPEERQGGFRLVVSPQGQQGSLKVNQDLRLYSTLLGQGQKATHTLAPGRHAWLQVARGAGTLNGLAVKAGDGVAVSEESALELVAHEPLEVLLFDLA; translated from the coding sequence ATGCTGACTCTCAGGAACTCGAACGCCCGCGGCCATGCGAACCATGGATGGTTGGACTCCCACCACACCTTCTCGTTCTCGGACTACTACGATCCGGCGTTCATGGGCTTTCGCTCGCTGCGCGTCATCAACGAGGACCGGGTCGCCGGACGCGCCGGCTTCGGCACCCACCCCCACCGGGACATGGAGATCATCACCTACGTGCTCTCCGGACAGCTCGAGCACCGCGACAGCATGGGCTCGCGGGGCGTGCTGCGCGCCGGCGAGATGCAGCGGATGACGGCCGGCACGGGCGTGCTGCACAGCGAGATGAATGGCTCGGACGAGGAGGCGCACTTCCTCCAGATCTGGGTGCTCCCCGAGCGCCAGGGACTCGCGCCGGACTACGAGCAGAAGTTCTTCCCGCCCGAGGAGCGCCAGGGCGGCTTCCGGCTCGTGGTGTCGCCCCAGGGGCAACAGGGCTCCTTGAAGGTGAACCAGGACCTGCGGCTGTACAGCACGCTCCTGGGCCAGGGCCAGAAGGCCACGCACACGCTGGCCCCCGGCCGTCACGCCTGGCTGCAGGTGGCGCGCGGCGCGGGCACGCTCAACGGTCTGGCCGTGAAGGCCGGGGACGGCGTGGCCGTGTCCGAGGAGTCGGCGCTGGAGCTCGTGGCCCACGAGCCCCTGGAGGTCCTGCTCTTCGATCTGGCCTGA